One segment of Candidatus Manganitrophus noduliformans DNA contains the following:
- a CDS encoding DUF421 domain-containing protein has translation MDAVLRGLAVYIFLLIVFRIGGKRSVSEVTTFDFVLILIIAEAAQQALLGQDYSITNAFLLIITLLGADILMSLVKQRSPRAEKWLDGVPLIIVENGRPLHDRMDKARVDESDILTAARERLGLERMDQIKYAVLERSGGISIIPKRAA, from the coding sequence ATGGACGCCGTTCTACGCGGCCTCGCCGTTTACATTTTTCTTTTAATCGTCTTTCGGATTGGCGGCAAACGTTCTGTTTCGGAGGTCACCACCTTCGACTTTGTCCTCATTCTGATCATTGCGGAGGCGGCCCAACAGGCCCTGCTCGGCCAGGACTACTCCATCACCAATGCCTTTCTGTTGATTATCACACTCCTGGGCGCCGACATCCTGATGTCTTTGGTCAAGCAACGGTCGCCGCGGGCGGAAAAGTGGCTCGATGGGGTTCCCCTGATCATTGTGGAAAACGGCCGCCCGCTCCACGATCGAATGGACAAAGCACGTGTCGATGAATCGGATATTTTAACGGCGGCCCGGGAGCGACTCGGGCTGGAGCGGATGGATCAGATCAAATATGCCGTGTTGGAGCGGAGCGGCGGGATTTCAATCATTCCGAAGCGGGCGGCATAA
- a CDS encoding DUF2254 domain-containing protein produces the protein MKTKAIQFWDWLRTSFWFVPTLATILAIGLSFMMTHLDGRIGDDWPQTWWIYGGQPEGGRILLSTIAGSMITVAGVVFSITIVVLSLASSQFGPRLLRNFMRDPGNQIVLGTFVGTFIYCLLVLRTVTGDGEEGFVPHLSITFGIVLAIFSLGVLIYFIHHISASIQASTIISTVGEELDEAIDGVFPEELGEETPESRQRGKADIPKEFEAEAVSICASEIGYLQAIDNEKLMRLARQKNLLLRLVQRPGDYISWGHVLVRAWPRERVDETVSGQIHAAFILGRERTLTQDVKFGIQQLVETAVRAVSPGINDPFTATTCIDRLGASLSRLAERTIPSPYRYDDENHLRIIADPVTFVEVAEDAFEDIRQYGSSSIAVTLRLLESLAVIGTHIHREEDRAALLRHAEQVKTEAKEKLTMSWYRSEIDARYAAVLRALTRQREAA, from the coding sequence ATGAAAACAAAAGCGATTCAATTTTGGGACTGGCTTCGAACCAGCTTCTGGTTCGTCCCGACGCTCGCGACGATCCTGGCGATCGGTCTCTCCTTCATGATGACTCACCTTGACGGCCGAATCGGCGATGACTGGCCGCAAACGTGGTGGATCTATGGCGGCCAGCCGGAGGGGGGGCGCATCCTTCTCTCGACGATCGCCGGATCGATGATCACCGTCGCGGGGGTCGTCTTCTCGATCACGATCGTCGTTCTCTCCCTCGCCTCCTCGCAGTTCGGTCCCCGTTTGCTTCGCAACTTCATGCGCGACCCCGGAAACCAGATCGTCCTCGGGACTTTTGTCGGGACGTTCATCTACTGTCTTCTCGTCCTCCGGACGGTCACCGGAGACGGCGAGGAGGGGTTCGTCCCGCATCTCTCCATCACCTTCGGCATCGTCCTGGCGATCTTCAGTCTCGGCGTGTTGATCTACTTCATCCACCACATCTCGGCGTCGATTCAGGCCTCGACGATCATCTCCACCGTGGGGGAAGAGCTCGATGAGGCGATCGATGGGGTCTTTCCGGAGGAGCTCGGGGAAGAAACGCCGGAGAGCCGCCAACGCGGCAAAGCCGATATTCCGAAGGAATTCGAAGCGGAGGCGGTCTCGATCTGCGCGTCGGAGATCGGCTACCTTCAGGCAATCGACAACGAGAAGCTGATGCGCCTTGCCCGACAGAAGAATCTCCTTCTGCGGCTCGTACAGCGCCCGGGGGATTATATCAGCTGGGGTCACGTGCTGGTGCGGGCTTGGCCGAGGGAGCGGGTCGATGAGACGGTCTCCGGCCAAATCCACGCGGCCTTCATTCTCGGAAGGGAGCGGACACTGACGCAGGATGTGAAATTCGGCATCCAGCAGCTCGTCGAGACCGCTGTCCGCGCCGTCTCTCCCGGCATCAACGATCCGTTCACCGCCACCACCTGCATCGACCGCCTCGGGGCCTCGCTCTCCCGCCTGGCCGAGCGGACGATTCCTTCTCCCTACCGCTATGACGATGAAAACCATCTCCGGATCATCGCCGACCCGGTCACCTTCGTGGAGGTCGCCGAGGATGCCTTTGAGGATATCCGGCAGTATGGATCATCGAGTATAGCGGTCACGCTTCGGCTTCTGGAAAGTCTTGCCGTGATCGGAACACATATTCATCGAGAGGAAGACCGGGCGGCGCTTCTCCGGCATGCCGAGCAGGTTAAAACAGAAGCAAAAGAAAAGCTGACGATGTCTTGGTATCGAAGTGAGATCGACGCGCGGTACGCGGCGGTCTTGCGGGCGCTGACGCGCCAGAGAGAAGCGGCCTGA
- a CDS encoding FG-GAP-like repeat-containing protein, with protein MNRIKLSPLSLRGAGIFFLVIALSLHACGRGGGRHRGGRPPAAPTGVAVTAFSGAVVIGWDPVDGATSYNVYVAAGPGVTKTNYETLPFGKRNPAAAGPFTQSDLLDGTPYYFVVTAVNEAGESAESAEVSATPTSTALPLPPTGLRAIAADGQVTLEWNSVTGASSYFLYRATVSGINRDNWNTIVGGNRTQVPGGATVYIEDDLTNGTTYFFVVTAQNNLGQGAESAEVSATPFAAETVPVQPTNLTASAADSEVILNWNAAAGAQFYNVYWSTTAEVTPDNGTKIPNLSGTSYTHTALTNNTLYYYILTAENAHGESLPSEEASATPIPIPPPAVVTLPPSEVLKTGSAILHGEVNPLGFSGETTVYFEWGVTTAYGSSTALQTTPGGNTFVPIADGLEALEPNRPYHYRIVATNSRGTNYGADQSFILPFLGEPNEFSVEPEESPSDVAIADFDGDSISDLATTNFGTHKVSILFGIGNWADPEDEDNFGFDTVSIPVYDVGNNPEHLAAGKFHGNLNPADLVVSNGTSGTMTLLSNNGNGIFTPASIDLWTNPADSGKTFPSDLLVADFNEDGNPDVAVSSVMSGVGNVVILIGDGVGGFASKTLFAAGVSPSGIASGDFNGDTHLDLVVTNELINTISLLLGDGAGSFEAPTSFSVGSDAFHRPVALASEDFNEDGILDLAVVNRESGTVSIFLNDGAGGFAAPTRFPVGLEPQGIAVGDFNRDRKPDLIIPNFHPTGNTQDNTESVTIYLGVGDGTFGPSREEILGEGKNPVAAATGYFDDDPPNDPYDPDDPNANSKLDLVVVNRSGNSVSVLLGQ; from the coding sequence ATGAACCGGATCAAGTTAAGCCCTCTCTCCTTACGGGGAGCAGGGATTTTTTTTCTCGTCATCGCCTTGTCTCTTCACGCCTGCGGGCGGGGAGGGGGCCGGCATCGGGGGGGACGTCCTCCCGCCGCGCCGACCGGGGTCGCCGTCACTGCGTTCAGCGGAGCGGTTGTCATCGGATGGGACCCGGTCGACGGGGCGACCTCTTACAATGTCTACGTGGCGGCCGGCCCCGGGGTGACGAAAACGAATTACGAGACCCTCCCTTTCGGGAAGCGGAATCCCGCGGCCGCCGGTCCTTTCACGCAGAGCGATCTACTCGACGGGACACCCTATTATTTTGTCGTTACGGCGGTGAATGAGGCGGGGGAGAGCGCCGAATCGGCCGAGGTCTCCGCCACGCCGACGTCGACCGCGCTTCCTCTTCCTCCCACCGGATTAAGAGCGATCGCCGCGGACGGTCAGGTCACCCTGGAATGGAACTCCGTCACCGGCGCCTCGAGTTATTTCCTCTACAGGGCGACCGTCTCCGGGATCAACCGAGATAATTGGAACACCATTGTCGGCGGAAATCGGACCCAGGTGCCGGGAGGCGCCACTGTCTATATCGAGGACGACCTGACCAACGGCACGACCTACTTTTTCGTCGTCACCGCCCAAAACAACCTCGGGCAGGGTGCCGAATCGGCAGAGGTTTCGGCGACCCCTTTTGCGGCGGAGACGGTTCCGGTGCAACCGACGAACTTGACCGCCTCCGCGGCGGACAGTGAGGTGATCCTCAACTGGAATGCCGCCGCCGGGGCGCAATTTTACAACGTCTACTGGAGCACGACGGCGGAGGTCACCCCGGACAACGGAACGAAGATTCCCAATCTCTCCGGCACCAGCTATACCCACACCGCCCTCACGAACAACACCCTCTACTATTACATTCTGACAGCGGAGAATGCCCACGGGGAAAGCCTTCCGTCCGAGGAAGCCTCGGCGACGCCGATTCCGATCCCGCCCCCGGCGGTGGTGACCTTGCCCCCGAGCGAGGTGTTAAAGACCGGCTCGGCGATCTTACATGGGGAGGTGAACCCGCTTGGATTCTCGGGAGAAACGACGGTTTATTTTGAATGGGGGGTGACGACGGCCTACGGCAGCAGCACGGCGCTGCAGACCACACCGGGTGGGAATACTTTTGTGCCGATCGCGGACGGCCTAGAAGCTCTGGAGCCAAACAGACCCTACCACTACCGCATCGTGGCGACGAACAGCAGAGGAACGAACTACGGGGCGGATCAGAGCTTTATCCTTCCCTTTCTCGGCGAACCGAACGAGTTTTCTGTGGAGCCAGAAGAAAGTCCGAGCGACGTTGCGATCGCCGATTTTGATGGAGATTCAATATCGGATCTGGCTACTACTAACTTTGGAACCCACAAAGTCTCAATCCTGTTTGGCATTGGAAATTGGGCCGATCCCGAGGATGAGGATAATTTTGGTTTTGATACTGTCTCGATCCCTGTATATGATGTCGGAAACAATCCAGAACATCTTGCCGCTGGAAAATTCCATGGAAACCTAAACCCGGCCGATCTCGTCGTATCGAATGGCACCAGTGGTACAATGACCCTCCTTTCGAATAATGGGAATGGGATTTTTACCCCCGCCTCTATCGATCTCTGGACGAACCCGGCCGATAGCGGAAAGACTTTTCCTTCTGACCTGCTTGTTGCCGATTTCAATGAAGACGGAAATCCGGATGTGGCCGTTTCATCTGTGATGAGTGGGGTTGGAAATGTGGTTATCCTCATTGGAGACGGCGTAGGTGGATTCGCTTCAAAAACGCTCTTCGCAGCGGGTGTCAGCCCCTCTGGAATCGCTTCAGGAGATTTTAATGGAGACACTCACCTCGACTTGGTCGTAACGAATGAACTGATTAATACCATCTCTCTTCTGTTGGGGGATGGGGCCGGGAGTTTCGAGGCTCCGACCTCTTTTTCGGTCGGAAGTGACGCATTCCATCGGCCGGTCGCCTTGGCATCGGAAGACTTCAATGAAGATGGGATTCTCGATCTGGCAGTGGTGAATCGCGAGAGCGGAACGGTCTCGATCTTCTTGAATGACGGTGCCGGCGGTTTTGCAGCGCCGACCCGCTTCCCGGTTGGATTGGAGCCCCAAGGGATTGCGGTGGGGGACTTTAACCGGGATAGAAAACCGGATCTGATCATTCCGAATTTCCATCCCACGGGCAATACCCAAGACAATACCGAATCAGTTACGATCTATCTGGGGGTCGGAGATGGGACCTTTGGGCCTTCCCGAGAGGAGATTCTCGGAGAAGGAAAAAATCCGGTCGCCGCCGCCACAGGTTATTTTGATGATGATCCGCCGAATGATCCGTACGACCCGGATGATCCGAATGCGAACTCCAAACTCGATCTCGTCGTGGTAAATCGCAGCGGAAACTCGGTCTCAGTTCTTTTGGGACAGTGA
- the lysS gene encoding lysine--tRNA ligase: MEETNDQIVQRIKKLESLRAAGIDPYGARFEGKTPLAEIVEKYHSSTKETLEAQPVSYKISGRMVSLRRFGKAAFSHLQDATGRLQVYFKKDHLGEAGYDLFEKLDIGDYIGVEGPLFRTKTDELTLQADRLTLLSKSLRPLPEKWHGLTDVETRYRMRYVDLIANPEVRKVFALRSMIIDSIRRFLTQHDFLEVETPMMHPIPGGAAARPFITHHNTLGVDLYLRIAPELYLKRLIVGGFERVYEINRNFRNEGISTIHNPEFTMLEFYMAYADYRDLMSFTESLITTVAKEVLGTLTFEYQGKQIDLTPPWRRLAYLDAIAEKYRVAVSDLSDPEKVAELMQRAGLPMKPGASLGKQLNDLFEMTVEPALTGPIFITDYPTEISPLAKRKPDQPHLTERFEMYIASREIANAFSELNDPHDQRSRFESQAAQRAAGDLEAHVMDEDYLRALEYGMPPTAGEGIGIDRLVMLLTNQSSIRDVILFPQLRPERSER, translated from the coding sequence ATGGAAGAGACCAACGACCAGATTGTCCAGCGGATCAAGAAGCTGGAGAGCCTCCGCGCCGCCGGGATCGATCCGTACGGCGCCCGCTTCGAGGGGAAGACGCCGCTCGCCGAGATCGTCGAGAAGTATCACTCCTCCACCAAAGAGACCCTTGAGGCGCAGCCGGTTTCCTATAAGATCTCAGGGAGGATGGTCTCGCTTCGCCGTTTCGGCAAAGCCGCTTTTTCCCACCTGCAAGACGCCACCGGACGGCTTCAGGTCTATTTCAAGAAAGACCATCTGGGGGAGGCCGGTTACGATCTCTTCGAGAAGCTCGATATCGGCGACTACATTGGAGTCGAAGGTCCCCTTTTCCGGACGAAGACCGACGAATTGACCCTTCAAGCCGATCGCCTGACCCTTCTCTCCAAATCGCTCCGGCCCCTTCCGGAGAAGTGGCACGGGCTGACCGATGTCGAAACCCGCTACCGGATGCGATATGTCGATCTGATCGCCAACCCGGAAGTCCGAAAAGTGTTTGCCCTTCGCAGCATGATCATCGATTCGATTCGCCGCTTTCTGACACAGCATGATTTTCTGGAAGTAGAGACGCCGATGATGCACCCGATTCCCGGCGGGGCCGCGGCGCGCCCTTTCATTACGCATCACAATACGCTGGGAGTCGATCTCTACCTGAGGATCGCGCCGGAGCTTTATCTGAAGCGGCTGATCGTCGGCGGGTTCGAGCGGGTCTATGAGATCAACCGGAATTTCCGAAACGAGGGGATCTCGACGATCCACAACCCCGAATTCACCATGCTCGAATTCTACATGGCCTACGCCGATTACCGGGATCTAATGTCGTTCACCGAATCGCTCATCACCACGGTGGCGAAGGAGGTCTTGGGGACGCTGACGTTCGAATACCAGGGAAAACAGATCGACCTCACCCCCCCCTGGCGCCGGCTCGCCTACCTCGATGCGATCGCGGAGAAATACCGGGTGGCAGTGAGCGACCTCTCCGATCCAGAAAAGGTCGCCGAGCTGATGCAGCGGGCGGGGCTGCCGATGAAACCAGGGGCTTCGCTTGGGAAACAGTTGAACGATCTCTTCGAGATGACGGTCGAGCCGGCGCTGACGGGACCGATCTTCATCACCGACTACCCGACCGAGATCTCCCCGTTGGCAAAGCGAAAGCCGGACCAGCCGCATCTCACCGAACGGTTTGAGATGTATATCGCCTCGCGCGAGATCGCCAACGCCTTCTCCGAGTTGAACGACCCGCACGATCAACGGTCCCGCTTTGAATCGCAGGCGGCCCAGCGGGCGGCCGGCGATTTGGAAGCCCACGTCATGGATGAGGACTACCTTCGCGCCCTGGAGTACGGGATGCCCCCGACCGCGGGGGAAGGGATCGGGATCGACCGGCTGGTGATGTTGTTGACCAATCAGAGCTCGATTCGCGACGTGATCCTCTTTCCGCAATTAAGACCAGAGAGGAGTGAACGTTAG
- a CDS encoding lipoprotein-releasing ABC transporter permease subunit → MPYEFFVGLRYLKAKRRQKSISLNTLISIGGVMVGVAALIATLAVMTGFKEDLRDKILGTNSHIVITDRTRDEIPEYPRLVDEAKKVPHVVAATPFIFRQVLLSSDTNVFGVVLRGINPETEAEVTEIGKNIIEGRLDYLTNPPDSSLPEEEIGETEGEPEKILPGIIIGRELAGRLGAFLGDRINIVSPVGQEGASIGKSLTGPMGFTPKIRKFRVVGIFDSGMYEYDSSLAYISIKEAQNFFNLSDAVTGIEVKVDDIFIADRVADQIETHLGFPYQARDWMKLNRNLFSALQLEKMMMFIILVLIILVASFNIVSTLTMTVVEKSREIAILKAMGATRESIMRIFMMEGVIIGLVGVILGTPLGLVVCWMLQKFYTLPADIYYISHLPVKINALDVFVVSLAAVLIGFFATLYPSWQAAKLDPAEALRYE, encoded by the coding sequence TTGCCTTATGAATTTTTCGTCGGCCTTCGCTACTTAAAGGCCAAACGGCGCCAAAAAAGCATCTCTCTGAATACCCTGATCTCGATCGGCGGGGTCATGGTCGGCGTGGCCGCACTGATCGCCACCCTCGCCGTCATGACCGGCTTCAAGGAAGACCTCCGCGATAAGATCCTCGGGACCAACTCCCACATCGTCATCACCGACCGGACCCGGGACGAGATTCCCGAATATCCCCGGCTGGTTGACGAGGCGAAGAAGGTTCCACACGTGGTCGCCGCCACCCCCTTTATCTTCAGACAGGTCCTCCTCTCATCCGACACCAATGTCTTCGGCGTGGTCCTGCGCGGAATTAACCCTGAAACCGAGGCGGAGGTCACCGAGATCGGGAAAAACATCATCGAAGGGCGGCTCGACTATCTGACGAATCCGCCTGATTCCTCCCTTCCTGAAGAAGAGATCGGCGAGACGGAAGGGGAGCCGGAGAAGATTCTTCCCGGCATCATCATCGGCAGGGAGCTGGCGGGGCGATTGGGGGCGTTTCTCGGAGATCGGATCAATATCGTCTCGCCGGTCGGCCAGGAGGGAGCGTCGATCGGCAAATCGCTCACCGGCCCGATGGGCTTTACGCCGAAGATCCGGAAATTCCGGGTGGTCGGCATTTTCGACTCCGGGATGTACGAATATGACTCCTCCCTCGCCTATATCTCGATCAAAGAGGCGCAGAACTTCTTCAACCTCTCCGACGCGGTCACCGGGATCGAGGTGAAGGTCGATGATATCTTCATCGCCGATCGTGTGGCGGATCAGATCGAGACCCATCTCGGTTTTCCGTACCAGGCGCGCGACTGGATGAAGCTTAACCGGAACCTCTTCTCGGCGCTCCAGCTTGAAAAGATGATGATGTTCATTATCCTCGTCTTGATCATTCTGGTCGCCTCCTTTAACATCGTCAGCACCCTCACGATGACGGTGGTTGAAAAGAGCCGGGAGATCGCCATTCTTAAAGCGATGGGGGCGACGCGGGAGTCGATCATGCGGATCTTCATGATGGAGGGGGTGATTATCGGTCTGGTCGGCGTGATCCTGGGGACCCCCTTGGGACTGGTCGTCTGTTGGATGCTTCAGAAGTTTTATACGCTGCCGGCCGACATCTACTACATCAGCCACCTGCCGGTGAAGATCAACGCGCTCGATGTCTTCGTTGTCTCATTGGCGGCGGTCCTCATCGGGTTTTTCGCCACCCTCTACCCCTCCTGGCAGGCCGCCAAACTCGATCCCGCCGAAGCGCTGAGGTACGAGTGA
- a CDS encoding ABC transporter ATP-binding protein, whose protein sequence is MIEVIDLYKSFPIAGKELVILKGVTIGIQKGELLAIVGASGVGKSTLLHLLGALDRPTSGKVFFEGIDLFSRSDRELAEFRNRKIGYVFQFHHLLPEFTALENVMMPGLIQRMERQKIETAAREMLEAVGLGHRLTHRPGQLSGGEQQRVAIARALVLQPQLILADEPTGNLDTHTSDEVFSLLKKLNRERGTTFVLVTHNEKLSLQADRLIKMVDGKIEGA, encoded by the coding sequence ATGATTGAAGTGATCGACCTTTACAAATCGTTTCCGATCGCCGGCAAGGAGCTGGTCATCCTGAAAGGGGTAACGATCGGAATCCAAAAGGGAGAGTTGTTGGCGATCGTCGGCGCGTCGGGGGTCGGCAAGAGCACGCTGCTCCATCTCCTCGGCGCGCTCGACCGCCCGACCTCCGGGAAGGTCTTCTTTGAAGGGATCGACCTCTTCTCCCGGTCCGATCGGGAGCTGGCCGAATTCAGGAATCGAAAGATCGGCTATGTCTTTCAGTTTCATCATCTTCTTCCCGAATTCACGGCGCTCGAGAATGTCATGATGCCGGGATTGATCCAACGGATGGAGCGGCAGAAGATCGAAACAGCCGCTCGGGAAATGCTCGAAGCGGTCGGGTTGGGTCATCGGCTGACCCACCGGCCGGGGCAACTCTCCGGGGGGGAGCAGCAACGGGTCGCCATCGCACGGGCGCTGGTCCTGCAGCCGCAATTGATTCTGGCCGACGAACCGACCGGAAATCTCGACACCCACACGAGCGATGAGGTCTTCTCCCTGCTGAAAAAGCTCAACCGGGAAAGGGGAACCACCTTCGTCCTGGTGACGCATAACGAGAAGCTGTCGCTTCAGGCCGATCGGCTCATCAAAATGGTCGATGGGAAAATTGAAGGGGCGTAA
- a CDS encoding PAS domain-containing hybrid sensor histidine kinase/response regulator, with protein MQKKDTRPAGEDGLEGARAAEEIEKLRLITDSMPVLIAYVDAGHCYRFNNRVYEEWFGQKPSDLDGRHVKEILGEGAYAALLPYIEKVFSGERVVFDGKVPYREGGERYIRATYSPHWADGKVKGYFSLVQDITAQQRTEKAWHKSEELLKIALEAGRMGVFEFDIRSGKVAWSPNLEKIHGLAPGTFGGTFEDFKRDIHPDDLNRVLNRVQQTIQEKKTDYGVEYRIIKPNGETAWVEARGRVFYDPNGGAERFVGLCMDVTARKGAEETLQNEFAFRRAIEDAIPAGITMVDPNGRKTYVNRAFCDMVGWSESELVGADPPYLYWPPEEIDRISQAFEATMAGKVPPGGFELRFRRRNETRFDVVLTPVPVRDNHGALTGWLASVVDITGRKGIEQKLQESETQYRLLFETNPQPMWVYEIESMAFLEVNEAAVRHYGYSREEFLSMTVKEIRPPEDIPKLAQKHADVPKEVALGLRSAGVWRHRKKDGTIIEVEITRSPIVFKGRKALLILASDVTERRRAEEERVGLLAREQQARREAEAANRAKDEFLATVSHELRTPLNAIYGWARLLQMGDLDRETVTSAYETIERNAKAQAQLIDDLLDVSRIIAGKLRLDVRSIALKPVIEAAIETVQTAANAKGITLDSTFDERIESISGDPDRLQQVVWNLLSNAIKFTPTGGRVEIELRRIDSAIQIRVEDAGIGIHPEFLPYVFDRFRQAERVSTRFYGGLGLGLAIVRHLVELHGGTVSAESPGEGKGANFTVTLPLKVLSEESPDPEMKRSEETMPPTPAMMLEGVEVLLVDDEADARELLTLILQRSGARVITVSSTREAIDRLKRKKPDLLVSDIEMPGEDGYSLIRKVRAREAERGERSVPAVALTAYAGRADRRRALMAGFQKHVPKPVDPAGLVAVVAGLIGLPREEHRAPDRSSDEANSR; from the coding sequence ATGCAGAAAAAAGATACCAGGCCCGCAGGCGAAGACGGATTGGAAGGGGCAAGGGCGGCCGAGGAGATCGAGAAGCTCCGCTTAATCACCGATTCCATGCCGGTCCTCATCGCCTATGTCGATGCGGGGCATTGCTATCGATTTAATAATAGGGTGTACGAAGAGTGGTTCGGCCAGAAACCCTCCGATCTCGATGGACGGCATGTCAAAGAGATCCTGGGTGAAGGGGCTTATGCCGCCCTGCTTCCTTATATCGAGAAAGTGTTCTCAGGGGAGCGTGTCGTTTTTGACGGTAAAGTTCCCTATCGGGAGGGCGGGGAGCGGTATATCCGGGCGACTTACTCCCCGCATTGGGCCGATGGAAAAGTGAAAGGATACTTCTCTCTGGTTCAAGATATCACGGCGCAGCAACGGACGGAGAAGGCGTGGCATAAGAGCGAGGAGCTTCTCAAGATCGCGCTCGAAGCCGGCAGAATGGGGGTCTTCGAGTTCGATATCCGGAGCGGAAAGGTCGCCTGGTCTCCTAATCTCGAAAAGATTCATGGCCTGGCGCCGGGGACATTCGGCGGCACCTTTGAAGATTTCAAACGGGATATTCACCCAGACGATTTGAACCGGGTTTTAAATCGGGTTCAACAGACCATCCAAGAAAAAAAGACCGACTACGGCGTAGAATATCGGATCATCAAGCCGAACGGGGAAACAGCGTGGGTAGAGGCCCGCGGCCGCGTCTTCTACGATCCGAACGGGGGGGCGGAGCGTTTCGTCGGTCTCTGTATGGATGTCACCGCGCGAAAGGGGGCTGAGGAGACGCTTCAAAATGAATTTGCCTTCCGGCGGGCAATTGAAGATGCCATCCCGGCCGGGATCACCATGGTCGATCCGAACGGGCGTAAAACCTATGTCAATCGCGCCTTCTGCGACATGGTGGGGTGGAGCGAATCGGAGCTGGTCGGAGCGGACCCGCCCTATCTCTACTGGCCGCCGGAAGAGATCGATCGGATCAGCCAGGCGTTCGAGGCCACGATGGCCGGGAAGGTCCCCCCGGGCGGTTTTGAACTGCGCTTCCGGCGCCGAAACGAAACGCGATTCGATGTTGTGCTGACCCCCGTTCCGGTCCGGGACAACCATGGCGCCCTTACCGGCTGGCTTGCCTCCGTCGTCGATATCACGGGACGCAAGGGGATCGAACAGAAACTTCAGGAGAGTGAAACGCAGTATCGCCTTCTCTTCGAGACCAACCCGCAGCCGATGTGGGTTTATGAAATCGAAAGCATGGCCTTTCTGGAGGTGAACGAAGCGGCGGTCCGGCATTACGGCTACTCCCGTGAGGAGTTTCTGTCGATGACGGTCAAAGAGATCCGTCCGCCGGAGGATATCCCGAAGCTGGCCCAAAAACACGCGGATGTTCCCAAGGAGGTGGCTTTAGGCCTTCGCTCCGCCGGGGTGTGGCGGCATCGCAAGAAAGACGGGACGATCATCGAGGTGGAGATCACGCGCAGTCCGATCGTATTCAAGGGGAGAAAGGCGCTGCTCATTCTGGCCAGCGATGTCACCGAGCGGCGCCGGGCGGAGGAGGAGCGGGTCGGCCTGCTCGCGCGCGAGCAGCAGGCGCGGCGGGAGGCGGAGGCGGCCAACCGTGCCAAGGATGAGTTCCTGGCGACCGTCTCCCATGAACTGCGCACCCCGCTGAACGCCATCTACGGATGGGCCCGACTGCTCCAGATGGGAGATCTGGATCGGGAGACGGTGACATCGGCCTATGAAACGATCGAGCGGAACGCCAAGGCCCAGGCGCAGTTGATCGATGATCTTCTCGATGTCTCCCGGATCATCGCCGGAAAGCTTCGGCTCGATGTTCGCTCGATCGCGTTGAAGCCGGTGATCGAGGCGGCGATTGAGACGGTGCAAACGGCGGCGAACGCCAAAGGAATCACGCTGGATTCAACCTTCGATGAAAGAATCGAATCGATCTCGGGAGATCCGGACCGCCTGCAGCAGGTTGTCTGGAATTTGCTGTCGAACGCCATCAAGTTCACCCCGACCGGAGGCCGGGTCGAGATCGAACTCCGTCGGATCGACTCCGCAATCCAGATTCGAGTAGAAGACGCGGGAATCGGGATCCATCCCGAGTTTCTCCCTTATGTTTTTGATCGGTTCCGGCAAGCCGAGAGAGTGAGCACCCGATTCTACGGAGGGTTGGGGCTCGGCTTGGCCATCGTCCGCCATCTGGTGGAACTCCACGGCGGGACCGTTTCAGCCGAGAGTCCCGGCGAAGGAAAAGGAGCGAATTTCACGGTGACCCTTCCGCTCAAAGTGCTCTCCGAGGAATCACCCGATCCGGAGATGAAACGCTCGGAGGAGACAATGCCGCCGACCCCTGCGATGATGCTGGAGGGAGTTGAAGTTTTGTTGGTGGACGATGAAGCCGACGCCCGCGAACTGCTCACCCTGATTCTTCAACGATCGGGCGCCCGGGTGATCACCGTTTCATCGACCCGAGAGGCGATCGACAGGCTCAAGCGGAAAAAACCCGATCTCTTGGTGAGTGATATTGAGATGCCGGGAGAGGATGGCTATTCCCTGATCCGGAAGGTCCGGGCGCGAGAGGCCGAGCGCGGGGAGAGGAGCGTTCCGGCGGTGGCGTTGACCGCTTATGCAGGAAGGGCCGATCGACGGCGGGCCCTCATGGCCGGTTTTCAAAAACATGTTCCCAAGCCGGTCGATCCGGCCGGATTGGTCGCCGTGGTGGCGGGGCTGATCGGACTTCCGAGGGAGGAGCATCGGGCCCCCGACCGCTCCTCGGACGAAGCGAATTCCCGCTGA